A window of the Miscanthus floridulus cultivar M001 chromosome 14, ASM1932011v1, whole genome shotgun sequence genome harbors these coding sequences:
- the LOC136503543 gene encoding uncharacterized mitochondrial protein AtMg00810-like yields the protein MAARLKISDLGALSYYLGIEVRQGKKHISLSQCAYAEKLLERRGMAECKPCATPMEERLKLSKHSMAVKVDATRYRSIVGGFHYLTHTRPDIMSAVGYVSRFMEDPERITGRR from the coding sequence atggcTGCTCGTTTGAAAATaagcgatctcggcgcgctctcctactacctcggcattgaggtgAGGCAGGGGAAGAAGCACATCTCCCTGAGCCAGTGCGCCTATGCGGAGAAGCTGCTGGAGCGCAGAGGCATGGCGGAGTGTAAGCCGTGTgcaactccaatggaggagcggctgaagctgtccAAGCATAGCATGGCGGTGAAGGTGGACGCGACGCGCTACCGGAGCATTGTCGGTGGGTTCCACTACCTCACGCATACTCGGCCAGACATCATGTCCGCGGTCGGGTATGTCAGTCGTTTCATGGAGgacccagagaggatcactggacgACGGTGA